The nucleotide window GCAGGACCGTGAAGGGATGCACGAAGCTGTTGAACTGGGAGGCCAGCACCATGTAGGCGACCACGATGCCGAGCAGCAGCGCGAAGAGCAGACTCTGGAAGGATTCCTTGAAGGTCTTGGCCGAGCCGGAGAACACCGAATGGTAGCCCTCCGGCAGGGTCTCCTTCGAGATGCGCTCGATGGCGGCCAGGGCGTCGGACTGCGACTTGCCGGGCGCGACGTTGGCGAAGATGCCGACGGCCCGCTCGCGGTCCTTGCGCATGATGACCGAGAGGGTCGAGCGCTCCTCGACGCGCGTCACCTCGGAGAGGCGGATCATCTCGCCGCGGTTGTTGCGGACGAAGAAGCGCCCGATGTCCTCGGCCTTGAGCCGGTAGGGGGTCTCCGCCCGCACGCGCACGTCGTAGCGGCGGCCGCCCTCGGTGAAATAGCCCGCCCGGACGCCGCCGACCATGGCGTTGATGGCGGTGCCGACGGACTCCACGGAGACGCCGCGGGCGTAGGCCTTGGCCCGGTCGGGGAAGATGCGGACCTCGGGCATGCCGGTCCGGTAGTCGGTGTCGATGTCGACCATGAGCCCGGTCGCCTCGAGCCGCTTCATGAGGCCCTTGGAGAGCTCGATGAGCTTCTCCCAGTCGGGTCCGCGCAGCGAGAACTCGATGGGCATGCCGCGCCCCGAGCCGAAGCCGCCCTGCGAGAGGTCCACGGGGACGGCGCTGACGCCCTCGATCTTCTTGAGCTCCGAGCGCACGAGCTTCATCATGGACGCCTGCGTGACGCGCCGCCCGTCGGCGCCCCGCGGGCGCTTCTCGGGCGGCTTCATCGTCACGAACATCATGCCGCTGCTGACGTCGCCGCCCCCCATCCCGCCCACCGAGCCGAAGTAGCGGTCGATGGACGCCTGACTCGTGAGCCAGCGCCCGACCTCCTGGAACTTCGCGTCGGTGTAGTCGATGGCGGAGCCGACCGGCGTCTTGATGCGGACCATGAACATCGACTGGTCCTGGGACGGCGTGAACTCCTTGCGCAGCTTCGTCACGGAGAGCACCGAGAGCCCGAAGAAGAGGGACGCGGCCCCGAGGACCCGCCAGCGGCGCTCGAGGCAGGCCGCGAGCAGACGGCGGTAGCGCTCGGCCAGCCAGCGGAAGGAGGCGTCGGCCGCCAGGGTCACCCGCCCGACCCGCTGGCCCGACTCCATGAACTGCGAGGTCCGCATCGGCGTCAGGGTCAGCGCCTCGAGCAGCGAGAGCATGACCGCCGCGGAGATGGTGACGCCGAACTGGAAGAAGAACTTGCCGACGATGCCCTTCATGAACACGACGGGGATGAAGATGGCGAGGATCGCGATGGTGGAGGCGAGGGCGGCGAAGCTGATCTCCCGTGCGCCCAGCGAGGAGGCGGCGACGCGGTCCTGCCCCAGCTCGCGGTGGCGCACGATGTTCTCGAGCACCATGATGGCGTCGTCGACGACGATGCCGATGGCGAGGGTGAGCCCCAGCATCGAGAAGCTGTTGAGCGTGAAGCCCATGAAGTAGGCGACGATGAAGGTCCCGAGGATGGAGGTCGGGATGGCCATGAGGATGTTGACCGTCGACGACCAGGTCCCCAGGAAGAGCCAGCAGACGAAGGAGGTCAGGATCGCGGAGAGGATGAGGTTGAAGGTCAGCTCGTGGACCGCGTCCTTGATGAAGCGCGTGGTGTCGAAGTTGACCCCGAGCTTCATGCCCTCGGGGAGCGTCTTGCGCACCGCCTCGAGGCGCTCGAGCACCTGCCTGGCCACGGCGACCGAGTTCGCGCCGCGCTGCTTGCGGATGCCGAGACCGACCGCGCGCTCTCCGTTGACCCGAGCGATGCGGCGCAGGTCCTCGAGGCCGTCCTCGATGCGGGCGATCTCCTTGAGCTGGATCGGGACGTGGATGGGCTGGCCGCCGCGCTGGGTGATGAGGAGGCCGCCGAACTCCTCGGCCGAGCGGAACTCGCCCAGGGTGCGGACGTTGAACTCGCGCGCCGCGGTCTCGATGCGTCCGGCCGGGATCTCGGAGTGCTCGCGCTGGATGGCGCCGAGCACGTCCTCGGCCGTGATCTGCAGGGACTCCATCCTCCGCGCGTCGAGCCAGACCCGGAGGTTGCGCGCGGCCAGGCCGCCGAGGAACACCTCGCCGACGCCGGGGATGGTCTGGAACTGCTGCTTGAGGCGGTCCTCGACGAAGACCATCATCTCCTTGATGGGGCGCTCGCCCGAGACCGCCAGCCAGAGGATGGGCTGGTCCTCGGGGTTGGACTTGTTGACGGTGGGCGGGTCCATGTCGCGGGGCAGGTGGTGCACGGCCTGCGCGAGCTTCGCCTGCACCTCCTGAAGCGCCACGTCGATGTCGCGGCTGAGCTCGAACTCGACGGTGACGCTGGCCGAGCCCTGGCGAGACGAGCTCGAGATCTCGCGCACGCCCTCCACCGAGGTCATGGCGTCCTCGACGATGTCCACGATCTCCGTCTCCATGATCTCGGGCGCGGCGCCCTCCCAGCTCAGCGAGATGGAGAGCACCGGGAAGTCCACGTCGGGCATGAGGCTCACGCCCATGCGCGAGAACCCGATCCAGCCGAAGAACATCAGGCCGAACATCAGCATCCAGGCGAAGACCGGGTTGCGGATGGAGACGTCGGAGAGGCCGAGGCCCGTCTTCACCGGGGCACTCCTCCGCTCGCGACGTCGAGCTGGATGCGCGCCAGGCGCGTGTCGAGCCGCGCCCCGTCGAGGCGCAGGCGGACCTGCTGGAGCGCGTTGAGCGCGCCGAGCACGTCGAGGTTCGTCACGACGCCGAGGCGGTAGTCCTCGGCCTGGGCCTTCGCGTTGGCCTCGGCGAGCTCGGCGGCCTTCTCGAGGGCGGAGACGGCGGCGAGGTCGGTCTCGAGCTCCTCGTAGGCCGTGCGCGTCTCGAGCTCGGCCTTGCGCAGCGCGAGCCCGAGGACCTCGTCGGAGCGCAGCGCGCGCGCCTCGGCCTGGCGGACCTGGGCGCCGATCTTCCCCCCCTGATAGAGGGGAAGGTCCCCGGTGACGAGGAGGTCCCAGCGGGCGTCGCTCAGCGTGCCGATGCGCTTGAGGTAGTAGTTCCCGTCGAAGGAGATCAGCGGCCAGCGCGCGCGGCGGACGATCGTCGTGCTCTCCCGGGCGGCGCCGGCGTCGAGCCGGCGCGCCTCCACGTCGGAGCGGCCGCGGGCGCGCGCGAGGTAGTCCGGGAGTCCGAGGGCGTCCTTGAGCGGGACCTCCAGAGGCGCGAGCTCCTCTTCGAGGCCGGTGAGGAAGCGCAGCTTGAGCTGGACGTCCCGCTCCCGGCGCAGCGCCTGCTTGAGGTCGGCCTCGTTCTGCGCGAGCTGGGACTCGGCGGCGAGCACCTCGCTGCGGCGGGTGCGCCCGATGCGCTCGCGCTCCCTGAGCTCGCGCACGCGGTCCGCGGTGATGGCGACGATGCTGCGGCGCACCGCGATCTCCTTGTCCATGCCGAGCTGGTCGAGAAAGGCGACGGCGACGTCGGAATAGAGGAGGTCCTCGGCCCGGCGCAGGTCGAGCTCGGCGGAGCGCCCCGCCGAACGGGCGACGCGCACGGACAGGTAGTCGCGCAGGCCGCTGAAGAGGGGCTGGTGCAGCATGAGCTTCGCTTCCGGCCTGTCGCGGCGCGGGGAGTTCGAGACGACCCCGCCGGAGACGGAGGTGTCCTGCGCGAACTCGGTCCCGCGGAGCGTGAAGGCGGGCTTCACCGCCGACCACATCTCATCGACCCGCGCCCAGGCCTCCGCGACGCTCCCCGCCCGCTGGGCCAGCTCCTCGCTGCGCTTGAGGGCCAGGGAGTAGGCCTCCTCGAGGGCGATGGGACGGCCCGCGGCCTGTTCGGAAACGGAGGCGGCCGTCGAGGCCTTGAAGGACGCGGGGGGCTGGGACGAGGCGGGCGCCGCGAGCGCCAGCAGGAGGAGGGCGCGGAGCATGGCGCTCATTCTAGTTTTTTTGGAGAATATGTATATATGGGCCATCCGAAGCTCACGGATTTCGACCGCACCCCCTTCCTCGCCATCTGGGAGACGACCCGCTCCTGCGCGCTCGTCTGCAAGCACTGCCGCGCCTCGGCCATCCTGGGCCGCGACGCCGACGAGCTGACGACCGAGGAAGGAAAGAAGCTCCTCTCCGACACCGCCGCGATGGGCACGCCCATCTTCATCCTCACCGGCGGGGACCCGCTCAACCGCCCCGACTTGTCGGAGCTCGTCCGCCACGGGAAGTCGGTCGGCCTGCGCATGGGGACCATCCCGGCCGCCACGGACAACCTCACCCCCGCGCGCCTGCGCTCGCTCAAGGACGCGGGACTGGACCAGGTCGCCTTCAGCCTCGACGCCCCCGACGCGGAGCTCCACGACCGCCTGCGCGGCGTGCCCGGCTCCTTCGCGAAGACGATGCAGGGCGCGGTCTGGGCCCGCGAAGCGGGCCTCCCGCTCCAGATCAACACCTGCTTCTCCCGGGAGAACGCCGGCACCGTCGAGGCGATGGTGAAGCTCGTCTCGTCGCTCGGCATCGTCTTCTGGGAGGTCTTCTTCCTCATCCCCATCGGCCGCGGCTCCGAGCTCACCGGCCTCAGCGCCGAGGAGTTCGAGGGCGTCTTCGAGCGCATGCACCGCCTGAACTCCGAGGTGGAGTTCGTCATCAAGCTCACCGAGGCGCCCCACTACCGGCGCTGGGTCATCGAGCGCGAGAAGGATGCTCCGAACGCGGAAGAGCGCATCCAGCGCGTCATCGCCCGCGAACGCGGCGTGCGCGGCGCCATCGGCCTCTCGCCGAAGTCCGTCAACGCCGGGAAAGGCTTCGTCTTCATCAGCTACCGCGGTGAGGTCTGCCCCTCCGGCTTCCTCCCCCTCCCCGCCGGGAACGTGCGCCAGGACGACATCGCCGCGGTCTACCGTGACGCCCCCCTCTTCAAGCAGCTGCGCGACCCGAAGCTCCTCAAAGGAAAGTGCGGCCGCTGTCCCTACGCGGACGTCTGCGGCGGGTCCCGCGCCCGCGCCTACGCGGTCACCGGCGACCCCCTCGCCACCGACCCTTACTGTGCTTACGAACCACCCGTAAAATAGTTCCCTTTACACAATAGACCCCATACCTCGTTCCAGGACAATAGGTATCCGGGAAACAGGTATCGGCATAACAGGTATCGGGGAACCTGATGGGCGGGGAGGGGTCAGTCCTGGGAGGCGGCGGAGCGCAGGAGGGTCCAGGCGCGTCGGGTGAGAGCTTGGGCGGCGGCGCGGCCTCGGGCCGTGCCCGCCCGCCGGAGCTCGGCGCGCGCGCGTTCGAGCTGGCGCTCGGCCCGCTGGGAGCGCCCGTCGCGCTCCTCGAGGTCGTCGACCGCGGTCTGCAGGTCTTCCCGGACGTCCGCCCACGGCCGGCCCTCGAAGCGGATGGTGTCGGGAAGCTGGCCGGCCAGCCACGCGGCGGCGGCTTCCGCTCCCCGCCGCAGTTCGCGCTCGAGCGCCAGGGAGAAGGAGCCCTGTATGGGGAGGCCGAGCTCGAGGGTGAACGCGCGGCCGATCATGTGGGCCTCGATCTCCCGCTCGAGGGCGTCGGCGGGGGCCCCTTCGTTCTCCTGGGCCACGTGGACCAGCTCGTGGACGAGGGTCTCGGCGGCCCGGCGCGGGTCGCCGGTCAGATAGCGGCGGTTCATGCGCAGGGAGCCGTCGACGTAGTCGAACTCCCCCAGGTTGTTCCCGGTCGCCATGAAGGAGACCGGCACGGTGCGCCCGTTGCGGGCCAGGGCGGCCGCGGCGCGCGCGAGGACCTCGGCGCCGGTCTTCGTCGCCGCGGCGGCGGAGAGGATCTCGGCGAGGCGCGCGGCATGGGCGCGCATGGTCGGACGGAGGAAGTCGCAGGGACCCTCCGTCCGAAGGGCGGCGTGAGCGGCGGCGGCCCGACGATAGAACTGCCGCTCGGCCTGGACCGAGACGAGCGGAGCGGGGAGAGCGGAGAGCGCGAGCCGCGGGGCCGGAGCGAGAGCGGGCAGGGAGAGCAGCCCGGCCCCCGGCAGGGCCAGCCGCGGGACGACCGGCAGGGCGGGAGCGACGGCGACCGGGACCGGCACCGGCGCGAGGATGGGCGCCGCCCCCGCGGGGGAAGCGGAAAGGAACAGCGCCAGCGCTAGGAGTCCGTCCGAGTAATATCGCCCATGCCGGAGGCCCGAGATTAGGGAGAGTCCTAGGCGGGCTGCCGGGGGCATAGCCGAAGCTATGTACCCGGCGGCCCAACGACGGAATCTCCCCGATATCGGGCCTCCCGCTATGGGAGCTTCCTCGGACGGTGGAGCGGGTCGCGCGCTATTACTCGGACGGACTCCTCGGAGGCGCTCCATGTCCCGAGTGTAGCCCGTCCGGGAGGAACCGCTCAGCGCCTTCGGGCCCAGCCCGTCGACGACAGGGGGCCCAGGGCGACCCGGGCCCTTCGCTTCCTCATTCGCCCCCCGAATTTGCGCCCCGGAGGCATATTTGTCAAAATATACACGGCCATGAGGGGCATTCAAGCCCCTCCCCATCGGCCCGGAGAACGCCCCAAATGTCCACCAAGGAACCTCTCGACGGAAACGAAGCGGTCGCGAGCGCGGCTTATCGCCTGAGCGAAGTCATCTCGATCTACCCCATCACCCCCTCTTCCAACATGGGCGAGTGGTCCGACGCCTGGGCCGCCGAGAAGCGCACGAACATCTGGGGCCAGATCCCCAACGTCACCGAGATGCAGAGCGAGGCCGGCGCCGCCGGCACCGCCCACGGCTCGGTCTCCGTCGGCGCGCTCACCACGACCTTCACCGCCTCGCAGGGCCTCCTGCTGAAGATCCCGGTGATGTACAAGGTCGCCGGCGAGCTCACCCCGATGGTCATCCACGTCTCCGCCCGC belongs to Elusimicrobiota bacterium and includes:
- a CDS encoding TolC family protein gives rise to the protein MLRALLLLALAAPASSQPPASFKASTAASVSEQAAGRPIALEEAYSLALKRSEELAQRAGSVAEAWARVDEMWSAVKPAFTLRGTEFAQDTSVSGGVVSNSPRRDRPEAKLMLHQPLFSGLRDYLSVRVARSAGRSAELDLRRAEDLLYSDVAVAFLDQLGMDKEIAVRRSIVAITADRVRELRERERIGRTRRSEVLAAESQLAQNEADLKQALRRERDVQLKLRFLTGLEEELAPLEVPLKDALGLPDYLARARGRSDVEARRLDAGAARESTTIVRRARWPLISFDGNYYLKRIGTLSDARWDLLVTGDLPLYQGGKIGAQVRQAEARALRSDEVLGLALRKAELETRTAYEELETDLAAVSALEKAAELAEANAKAQAEDYRLGVVTNLDVLGALNALQQVRLRLDGARLDTRLARIQLDVASGGVPR
- a CDS encoding efflux RND transporter permease subunit, which produces MKTGLGLSDVSIRNPVFAWMLMFGLMFFGWIGFSRMGVSLMPDVDFPVLSISLSWEGAAPEIMETEIVDIVEDAMTSVEGVREISSSSRQGSASVTVEFELSRDIDVALQEVQAKLAQAVHHLPRDMDPPTVNKSNPEDQPILWLAVSGERPIKEMMVFVEDRLKQQFQTIPGVGEVFLGGLAARNLRVWLDARRMESLQITAEDVLGAIQREHSEIPAGRIETAAREFNVRTLGEFRSAEEFGGLLITQRGGQPIHVPIQLKEIARIEDGLEDLRRIARVNGERAVGLGIRKQRGANSVAVARQVLERLEAVRKTLPEGMKLGVNFDTTRFIKDAVHELTFNLILSAILTSFVCWLFLGTWSSTVNILMAIPTSILGTFIVAYFMGFTLNSFSMLGLTLAIGIVVDDAIMVLENIVRHRELGQDRVAASSLGAREISFAALASTIAILAIFIPVVFMKGIVGKFFFQFGVTISAAVMLSLLEALTLTPMRTSQFMESGQRVGRVTLAADASFRWLAERYRRLLAACLERRWRVLGAASLFFGLSVLSVTKLRKEFTPSQDQSMFMVRIKTPVGSAIDYTDAKFQEVGRWLTSQASIDRYFGSVGGMGGGDVSSGMMFVTMKPPEKRPRGADGRRVTQASMMKLVRSELKKIEGVSAVPVDLSQGGFGSGRGMPIEFSLRGPDWEKLIELSKGLMKRLEATGLMVDIDTDYRTGMPEVRIFPDRAKAYARGVSVESVGTAINAMVGGVRAGYFTEGGRRYDVRVRAETPYRLKAEDIGRFFVRNNRGEMIRLSEVTRVEERSTLSVIMRKDRERAVGIFANVAPGKSQSDALAAIERISKETLPEGYHSVFSGSAKTFKESFQSLLFALLLGIVVAYMVLASQFNSFVHPFTVLLALPFSVSGAFLALLLTGTSLNLYSMIGLILLMGIVKKNSILLVDFTNQRRAEGLEVKPALLEACPVRLRPILMTSISTIAAAVPPALAIGPGAETRIPMAVVVIGGVLVSTLLTLFVVPCAYSLLSRIERRNPGQHIDPEAAIAASKALPTE
- a CDS encoding TIGR04053 family radical SAM/SPASM domain-containing protein; the protein is MGHPKLTDFDRTPFLAIWETTRSCALVCKHCRASAILGRDADELTTEEGKKLLSDTAAMGTPIFILTGGDPLNRPDLSELVRHGKSVGLRMGTIPAATDNLTPARLRSLKDAGLDQVAFSLDAPDAELHDRLRGVPGSFAKTMQGAVWAREAGLPLQINTCFSRENAGTVEAMVKLVSSLGIVFWEVFFLIPIGRGSELTGLSAEEFEGVFERMHRLNSEVEFVIKLTEAPHYRRWVIEREKDAPNAEERIQRVIARERGVRGAIGLSPKSVNAGKGFVFISYRGEVCPSGFLPLPAGNVRQDDIAAVYRDAPLFKQLRDPKLLKGKCGRCPYADVCGGSRARAYAVTGDPLATDPYCAYEPPVK